A genomic region of Barnesiella viscericola DSM 18177 contains the following coding sequences:
- a CDS encoding DEAD/DEAH box helicase, with translation MNYPEEAYEFDPLRRIGAEVVSLDEEGLRVRLDDPDLPAEMRVIVHRAGVNGEFDETLRLVEPGSRLNLVDVAVVGDALLPHYLVLEPDYLVDVSALAECVQEYGAGWQRYFWNRIRPKAVTDSILLGNSVNLMFDELVTADDCHAVTFESLMPKLFARYPIEFAAASSIDRSFFQTLRRQFDTLQYLMETLLPARAIDRRRAMVEPSFVCEALGLQGRLDFLQREGGLCGIELKAGRPPFPEENLTKIAPSHRVQSLLYQLMMQSVLGVRLDEQRFYLLYARSRYSDGLLRPVKSEPGELRAILNLRNQIVAAERDVARYGAPQAEWLMGQLSAENLIPCPSRFTDRYIRPEILQGRARLERRADNLLALNYFYRFYAFVAREHYLSKVGYASGSGISGAASLWRMSRSEKVQEGYMFTGLRLVRNDVAAETPEVEFALAGERLLPDFREGDIVLFYRCDSEDDRVSTSQIFKATVATLTPDRIVLRLRDSQLYAGALPPDSLYAVEHDYVDASFATQYRGLYTLLGASPHRRGLLTGEADEQPRRNELRRLTYDYDNSHLSRILTKAVQADDYFLLVGPPGTGKTSMALRHMVREFMAIPGCQILLMAYTNRAVDEICDKLDSIDEVDDYMRVGQSLSCDAAYRPHLLSERMKSCRNREEVIRAIGECRIFVATLASLSGKNELFTLKRFDVAIVDEASQILEPQLVGVLSALTPTGRDAIGKFILIGDHKQLPAIVVESPDESAIADARLRAAGFTDCRVSLFERLYRSLPEDSPFADMLDCQWRMHPDIASFANRYFYRGLLHNGTARHQVSPLPFTRHGDDEWEQLVATRRMAFLPTVRVCAGKKYNDEEARKVAEIVQALYRLYRLNGLTFDRGSVGIITPYRHQIARIRQELDRAHVAAFDEIRIDTVERFQGSQSDCIVYSFSVNGERQLEWLPSYTEEAGQLIDRKLNVALTRARCQLFVLGNESLLSRNPIYRQLVEFLEQAKE, from the coding sequence ATGAATTATCCCGAAGAAGCGTATGAATTTGACCCGTTGCGTCGCATCGGGGCCGAGGTGGTGAGCCTCGACGAGGAGGGGCTGCGGGTACGTCTCGACGATCCGGACCTGCCGGCCGAGATGCGGGTGATTGTGCACCGGGCCGGAGTGAACGGCGAGTTTGACGAGACGCTGCGTCTGGTCGAGCCCGGCTCGCGGCTGAATCTGGTCGACGTGGCGGTCGTGGGCGATGCCCTGCTGCCGCACTATCTGGTTTTGGAGCCCGACTATCTGGTCGATGTGAGTGCGCTGGCCGAGTGTGTGCAGGAGTATGGGGCGGGCTGGCAACGTTACTTCTGGAACCGCATACGCCCCAAGGCGGTGACCGACTCCATTCTGCTGGGTAACTCGGTGAACCTCATGTTTGACGAACTGGTGACGGCCGACGATTGCCATGCCGTTACTTTCGAGTCGTTGATGCCCAAGCTGTTTGCCCGTTACCCGATCGAGTTTGCCGCGGCCTCCTCGATAGACCGTTCGTTTTTTCAGACCCTACGACGCCAGTTCGATACCCTGCAATACTTGATGGAGACGCTGCTCCCGGCCCGGGCGATAGACCGTCGCCGGGCGATGGTCGAGCCTTCGTTCGTGTGCGAGGCGCTGGGGTTGCAGGGGCGTCTCGACTTTCTGCAACGCGAGGGCGGGCTGTGCGGTATCGAGTTGAAGGCGGGCCGTCCTCCTTTCCCCGAGGAGAATCTCACGAAGATTGCCCCGTCGCATCGGGTGCAGTCGCTGCTGTACCAGTTGATGATGCAGAGTGTGCTGGGGGTGAGGCTCGACGAACAGCGTTTCTATCTGCTCTATGCCCGCAGCCGGTACTCCGACGGGTTGCTGCGTCCGGTGAAATCCGAACCCGGCGAGTTGCGTGCAATCTTGAACCTGCGTAACCAAATCGTGGCGGCCGAGCGCGACGTAGCCCGCTATGGTGCCCCGCAGGCCGAGTGGCTCATGGGTCAGCTGAGTGCCGAGAACCTTATACCTTGCCCGAGCCGCTTTACCGACCGGTATATCCGCCCCGAGATACTGCAAGGGCGAGCCCGACTCGAACGTCGTGCCGACAATCTGCTGGCATTGAACTATTTCTATCGTTTCTACGCCTTTGTAGCCCGGGAGCACTACCTGTCGAAAGTGGGCTATGCCTCGGGGTCGGGCATCTCGGGAGCCGCCTCGCTATGGCGCATGTCGCGCAGCGAGAAGGTGCAGGAGGGGTATATGTTCACCGGGTTGAGGCTGGTGCGTAACGACGTCGCGGCCGAGACGCCCGAGGTGGAGTTTGCCCTTGCGGGCGAACGGTTGCTGCCCGATTTCAGAGAGGGCGACATCGTGCTCTTCTACCGTTGCGACAGCGAGGACGACCGGGTGTCGACCAGCCAGATATTCAAGGCGACCGTCGCCACACTCACCCCCGACCGCATCGTGTTGCGTCTGCGCGACAGCCAGCTCTATGCCGGAGCCCTGCCGCCCGATTCGCTCTATGCCGTCGAGCACGACTATGTCGACGCCTCCTTTGCCACGCAATACCGGGGGCTCTATACCCTGCTGGGCGCTTCGCCCCACCGGCGGGGACTGCTGACGGGCGAGGCCGACGAACAGCCCCGGCGCAACGAGTTGCGCCGGCTTACCTACGACTACGACAATTCCCACCTGTCGCGTATCCTTACCAAGGCGGTTCAGGCCGACGACTATTTCCTGCTGGTGGGGCCGCCGGGTACGGGCAAGACCTCGATGGCCTTGCGCCACATGGTGCGTGAGTTCATGGCCATTCCCGGCTGTCAGATTCTGTTGATGGCCTATACCAACCGGGCGGTCGACGAGATTTGCGATAAACTCGATTCCATCGACGAGGTCGACGACTACATGCGGGTGGGGCAGTCCCTCTCGTGCGATGCGGCCTATCGTCCGCATCTGCTCTCGGAGCGCATGAAGTCGTGCCGTAACCGCGAGGAGGTGATTCGGGCCATCGGCGAGTGCCGCATCTTTGTGGCTACCCTCGCGTCGCTCTCGGGCAAGAACGAACTCTTTACCTTGAAGCGGTTCGACGTGGCTATCGTCGACGAGGCTTCGCAGATTCTGGAACCTCAGCTGGTGGGGGTACTCTCGGCCTTGACTCCTACGGGGCGCGATGCGATAGGCAAGTTTATCCTGATAGGCGACCACAAGCAGTTGCCGGCCATCGTGGTGGAGTCGCCCGACGAATCGGCTATCGCCGATGCCCGGTTGCGTGCCGCCGGATTTACCGATTGCCGGGTGTCGCTCTTCGAGCGTCTGTACCGATCGTTGCCCGAGGATTCGCCCTTTGCCGACATGCTCGATTGCCAGTGGCGCATGCACCCCGACATCGCCTCGTTTGCCAACCGCTATTTCTATCGGGGGCTGCTGCACAACGGTACGGCCCGGCACCAGGTATCGCCCCTGCCGTTTACCCGCCACGGCGACGACGAGTGGGAGCAGCTTGTGGCCACGCGTCGCATGGCTTTCCTGCCCACCGTCCGGGTGTGTGCCGGGAAGAAGTACAACGACGAGGAGGCTCGCAAGGTGGCCGAAATCGTACAGGCGCTCTATCGGCTCTACCGGCTCAACGGGCTCACCTTCGACCGAGGGTCGGTGGGCATCATCACCCCCTATCGTCACCAGATAGCCCGCATTCGTCAGGAGCTCGACCGGGCACACGTGGCGGCATTCGACGAGATACGCATCGACACGGTGGAGCGATTTCAGGGGTCGCAGAGCGACTGCATCGTCTACTCTTTCTCGGTCAATGGCGAGCGGCAGTTGGAGTGGCTGCCCAGCTATACCGAGGAGGCGGGCCAGCTCATCGACCGCAAGTTGAATGTGGCATTGACCCGGGCCCGGTGTCAGCTCTTTGTCCTGGGCAACGAATCGTTGTTGTCGCGCAACCCCATCTATCGGCAGTTGGTCGAGTTTCTGGAACAAGCAAAGGAGTAG
- the dapA gene encoding 4-hydroxy-tetrahydrodipicolinate synthase produces MARINLSGMGVALITPFKEDESIDFEALSRLIEYLIQNGTDYLVVLGTTAETPTLTEEEKAEIKRFVVERVRGRIPLVLGLGGNNTRGIVEHLKHDDFTGYDAILSVVPYYNKPSQEGIYQHYSTIAQASRLPVILYNVPGRTGVNMSAETTLRLAKEYPNIVAIKEASGNITQMDDIIKNKPADFMVISGDDGITFPLLTLGAVGVISVIGNAFPKEFSKMVRLALNGDFKNALPIHHRFTELFSLLFVDGNPAGVKCLLNAMGYIENKLRLPLVPTRITTYEKIRAVLQSLHYIP; encoded by the coding sequence ATGGCAAGAATCAATTTAAGCGGAATGGGTGTGGCACTTATCACGCCGTTCAAGGAAGACGAGAGCATCGACTTCGAGGCCCTTTCCCGACTGATTGAATATCTGATACAAAACGGTACCGACTACCTGGTGGTACTGGGCACCACGGCCGAGACTCCCACCCTCACCGAGGAGGAGAAGGCCGAGATCAAACGCTTTGTCGTAGAGCGTGTTAGAGGCCGCATTCCCCTGGTATTGGGGTTGGGTGGCAACAACACGCGCGGCATCGTGGAGCATTTGAAACACGACGATTTCACGGGCTATGACGCCATTCTGTCGGTAGTCCCCTATTACAACAAACCTTCGCAAGAGGGCATCTATCAGCATTACAGCACCATCGCACAAGCCTCGCGGCTGCCGGTCATTCTCTATAATGTGCCGGGACGTACCGGCGTGAACATGAGTGCCGAGACTACGCTGCGGTTGGCCAAGGAGTATCCCAACATTGTAGCCATCAAGGAGGCCTCGGGCAACATCACGCAGATGGACGACATCATCAAGAACAAGCCCGCCGACTTCATGGTCATCTCGGGCGACGACGGTATCACCTTCCCGCTGCTCACATTGGGGGCGGTCGGTGTCATCTCGGTGATCGGCAACGCCTTCCCCAAGGAGTTCAGCAAGATGGTGCGCCTGGCGCTCAACGGCGATTTCAAGAACGCCCTGCCCATACACCACCGCTTTACCGAACTGTTCAGCCTGCTCTTCGTCGACGGCAACCCCGCCGGTGTGAAGTGTCTGCTCAACGCCATGGGCTACATCGAGAACAAACTGCGTCTGCCGCTCGTGCCCACGCGCATCACCACCTACGAAAAGATACGCGCCGTGCTGCAAAGTCTGCACTATATTCCCTGA
- a CDS encoding DUF6913 domain-containing protein, giving the protein MCLSFITAWRLRRQLKRPAPEQFRAFDDAGRVVLLAQSRELSSLLPGIQELADAGIKITLVVEIHHSKEVLPATLPGCQPILRLRTSWWWNRPSRQFLASFDAHDGDVLIDASTTPSLPLLCLAVRSRASFKIGVAKGEENPFHLQILMPDSSGAGHPDGGVSPAAGTPLDAGGLLKNALFYWKKIGVKENNL; this is encoded by the coding sequence ATGTGTCTTTCGTTTATTACCGCCTGGCGTCTGAGACGCCAGTTGAAGCGTCCCGCTCCGGAGCAGTTCCGGGCCTTCGACGATGCCGGTCGAGTGGTGTTGCTTGCCCAGAGCCGGGAGTTGTCGTCACTGCTGCCTGGAATCCAGGAGTTGGCCGATGCCGGCATCAAAATCACGCTGGTCGTGGAGATACACCACTCGAAAGAGGTGCTGCCGGCAACGCTGCCGGGCTGTCAACCCATCTTGCGGCTGCGCACCTCGTGGTGGTGGAACCGACCCTCCCGTCAGTTCCTCGCGAGCTTCGATGCCCACGACGGCGATGTGCTCATCGACGCATCGACCACCCCCTCGCTGCCGCTCCTCTGTCTGGCCGTGCGCTCCCGGGCCAGCTTCAAGATAGGTGTGGCCAAGGGCGAAGAAAATCCGTTTCATTTACAGATACTTATGCCCGATTCTTCCGGGGCAGGACACCCCGATGGCGGGGTTTCGCCCGCAGCCGGAACCCCGCTCGATGCAGGCGGTTTGTTAAAGAATGCGCTTTTTTATTGGAAGAAAATTGGCGTAAAAGAGAATAATCTGTAA
- the ligA gene encoding NAD-dependent DNA ligase LigA, whose product MESPQEKIARLRKELDEHNYNYYVLNAPTIDDRTFDEMMHELQRLEEAYPQYFDPNSPTQRVGNDINQSFTQVEHRYPMLSLSNTYSIEEVAAFYDRVRSGLMGEEFELVGELKFDGTSISLIYEHGRLVQAVTRGDGTRGDDVTENVKTIRSIPLQLRGNDYPDSFEIRGEILMPWAVFEALNKEREEQEEPLFANPRNAAAGTLKSQNSAVVAARGLDAYLYYLLGENLPADTHYENLQRARAWGFKISDAMRILHSVDEVREYIAYWDTERKHLPVATDGMVFKVNSLRQQKNLGYTAKSPRWAIAYKFQAEQALTRLNSVSFQVGRTGTVTPVANLDPVLLSGTIVKRATLHNEDFMNALDLHIGDMVYIEKGGEIIPKITSVDTSARLLVGEKVRFIRNCPECGTPLKRIEGEAAWFCPNEKGCPPQIKGRIEHYISRRAMNIDGIGSETVNLFYNAGLVKDVADLYTLQAPAIAALERLGERSAQNIVDAVRKSCEVPFERVLFALGIRYVGETVAKKLALALHSIDRLREASVEELTRIGDIGERIAQSVVAYFADADNLRLVERLRGYGVQMQVTEERLSERTDKLAGATIVISGTFTHHSRDEYKALIEQHGGVNTGSVSGKTTYILAGENMGPAKLEKARKLGVRILSEDEFLEMIR is encoded by the coding sequence ATGGAATCTCCCCAGGAAAAGATAGCGCGCTTGCGCAAGGAGCTCGACGAGCACAACTACAACTACTATGTGTTGAATGCCCCGACCATCGACGACCGTACCTTCGACGAGATGATGCACGAACTGCAACGGCTCGAAGAGGCCTACCCCCAGTATTTCGACCCCAACTCGCCCACGCAGCGGGTGGGCAACGACATCAACCAGTCTTTTACGCAGGTCGAGCACCGTTACCCCATGTTGTCGCTGAGCAACACCTATTCGATTGAAGAGGTGGCCGCCTTTTACGATCGGGTTCGTTCGGGGCTGATGGGCGAGGAGTTTGAGCTGGTGGGCGAACTGAAATTCGACGGCACCTCCATCTCGCTCATCTACGAGCACGGACGGCTGGTGCAGGCCGTGACCCGGGGCGACGGTACCCGGGGCGACGATGTGACCGAGAATGTGAAGACCATTCGCAGCATTCCCCTGCAACTGCGGGGTAATGACTACCCCGACTCGTTTGAGATTCGGGGCGAGATACTCATGCCCTGGGCCGTGTTCGAGGCGCTCAACAAGGAGCGCGAGGAGCAGGAGGAACCCCTTTTTGCCAACCCCCGCAATGCGGCGGCCGGTACCCTCAAATCGCAGAATTCGGCCGTGGTGGCTGCCCGGGGGCTCGATGCCTATCTCTACTACCTGCTGGGCGAGAATCTGCCGGCCGATACCCACTACGAGAATCTGCAACGGGCCCGCGCGTGGGGCTTCAAGATATCCGATGCCATGCGCATTCTCCACTCGGTCGACGAGGTGCGGGAGTATATCGCCTATTGGGACACCGAACGCAAGCATCTGCCGGTGGCAACCGACGGCATGGTATTCAAGGTCAACTCGCTGCGGCAGCAGAAGAACCTGGGCTACACGGCCAAGTCGCCCCGTTGGGCCATCGCCTACAAGTTCCAGGCCGAGCAGGCGCTCACGCGGCTCAACTCGGTGTCGTTCCAGGTAGGGCGCACGGGCACCGTCACCCCGGTGGCCAATCTCGACCCGGTGTTGCTATCGGGCACGATTGTCAAGCGGGCCACCCTGCACAACGAAGACTTTATGAACGCCCTCGACCTGCACATAGGCGATATGGTCTATATCGAGAAGGGGGGTGAAATCATACCCAAGATTACCTCGGTCGACACCTCGGCCCGCCTGCTGGTGGGCGAGAAGGTGCGCTTCATACGCAATTGTCCCGAATGTGGCACGCCGCTGAAACGCATTGAGGGCGAGGCGGCCTGGTTCTGTCCCAACGAAAAGGGGTGCCCGCCCCAAATCAAGGGTCGCATCGAGCACTACATCAGCCGCCGGGCGATGAATATCGACGGCATCGGCAGCGAGACGGTCAACCTCTTCTACAACGCCGGGCTGGTGAAAGATGTGGCCGACCTTTATACCTTGCAGGCTCCGGCCATTGCCGCGCTGGAACGGCTGGGTGAACGCTCGGCCCAGAACATTGTCGACGCCGTGCGCAAGTCGTGCGAGGTACCCTTCGAGCGGGTGCTCTTTGCCCTGGGTATACGCTATGTGGGCGAAACGGTGGCCAAGAAACTGGCGCTGGCCTTGCACTCAATCGACCGGCTGCGCGAGGCTTCGGTCGAGGAGCTTACCCGAATCGGCGACATCGGCGAGCGCATTGCCCAAAGCGTGGTGGCCTACTTTGCCGACGCCGACAACCTGCGCCTGGTCGAGCGGCTGCGCGGCTATGGCGTGCAGATGCAGGTGACCGAGGAGCGCCTCTCGGAGCGTACCGACAAGCTGGCCGGGGCCACGATTGTCATCAGCGGCACCTTTACCCACCACTCCCGCGACGAATACAAGGCACTTATCGAGCAGCACGGCGGGGTGAACACCGGCTCGGTATCGGGCAAGACCACCTATATCCTGGCCGGTGAGAACATGGGGCCGGCCAAGCTCGAAAAGGCTCGGAAACTGGGCGTACGCATTCTCTCGGAAGATGAGTTTTTGGAGATGATTCGATAA
- a CDS encoding alpha/beta fold hydrolase translates to MLQTKNLCGVTLQYNVEGEGYPVILMHGWGCNHTTVASIERLLAPHFKVYNLDFPGFGGSSTPPAVWGVEEYTRLLEAFVKAESIERPILIGHSFGGRVSILYASRNATHKVILVDAAGVKPRRPLKYYVKVYSFKLWKRLLPLVVGRKRADETIEAYRRKSGSADYNALTGMMRNILVKVVNEDLKAVMPRIACPVLLIWGKNDTATPLRDARTMERLIPDAGLVAFDDAGHYSFLDKPYEFNAVVQNFLQPDIKQKS, encoded by the coding sequence ATGCTGCAAACCAAAAATTTGTGTGGCGTGACGTTGCAGTACAACGTCGAGGGCGAAGGCTATCCCGTGATACTCATGCACGGGTGGGGGTGCAACCACACCACCGTCGCCTCGATCGAACGGCTGCTGGCCCCCCACTTCAAGGTCTACAACCTCGACTTCCCGGGATTCGGCGGCAGCAGCACACCGCCCGCCGTGTGGGGCGTGGAGGAGTACACCCGTCTGCTCGAAGCCTTTGTCAAGGCCGAGTCGATAGAGCGTCCCATACTCATCGGCCACTCGTTCGGCGGCCGGGTATCGATACTCTATGCCTCGCGCAATGCCACTCACAAAGTGATTCTGGTCGATGCCGCCGGCGTGAAACCCCGCCGCCCGCTCAAATACTACGTGAAGGTCTACTCGTTCAAGTTGTGGAAACGGCTGCTGCCGCTCGTCGTGGGCCGCAAGCGGGCCGACGAGACCATCGAGGCCTACCGCCGCAAATCGGGGTCGGCCGACTACAACGCCCTCACCGGCATGATGCGCAACATTCTGGTCAAGGTGGTCAACGAGGACCTCAAAGCGGTGATGCCCCGCATCGCCTGCCCCGTGCTGCTCATCTGGGGGAAGAACGACACCGCCACTCCCCTGCGCGACGCCCGCACGATGGAACGCCTCATTCCCGATGCCGGACTCGTGGCCTTCGACGATGCCGGCCATTACAGCTTCCTCGACAAGCCCTATGAGTTCAACGCCGTGGTACAAAACTTCTTACAGCCCGATATAAAACAAAAATCATGA
- a CDS encoding UDP-N-acetylmuramoyl-tripeptide--D-alanyl-D-alanine ligase: protein MNLILPIITFLALLFYTAIEIKFQLQMMQQNTYRNDRYNRWLKGESFASVSRLVDLFLLLLLSTSFLPVFVQIVTITVVFYKSVNRLKTKYKKPLVFTRRATRLYLTALVLTLLIAGLAAGLTTLNNGSRALLALAILAPYLMMAANVLMQPVERQINRKYYNEAKQILAQMPGLTVIGITGSYGKTSTKHYLYRILCERYNVLMTPGSFNTPMGVIRTVREQMKPYHNVFICEMGAKQIGDIKEICDLVNPQIGIITAVGEQHLESFKSIENVQRTKFELVDALPASGFAVVNNDFPYIANRPVDNVPVKRYTIADTGADYHIEDIRYDSDATRFTVVGGGERIELSTKLIGECNLSNLMAAVIVARHLQVPVSSIQYGVSRIEQVEHRLNMKRTPGGISIIDDAFNSNPDGARMALDVLRRMTQGKRIAITPGMIELGDKQVEYNRTLGRQLATACDYVMVVGRYNRDSILSGLQEAGYPEEKLFVADSFAEAQARLAQVAEAGDTVLYENDLPDTFK from the coding sequence ATGAATCTGATACTCCCCATCATCACCTTTCTCGCGTTGCTGTTCTACACCGCCATCGAAATCAAGTTTCAGTTGCAGATGATGCAGCAGAACACCTACCGCAACGACCGCTACAACCGGTGGCTCAAAGGCGAATCGTTCGCCTCGGTATCGCGGCTCGTCGACCTGTTCCTGCTCTTGTTGCTCTCGACCAGCTTCCTGCCGGTGTTCGTACAGATTGTCACCATCACGGTCGTGTTCTACAAGAGCGTGAACCGATTGAAAACCAAATACAAGAAGCCGCTGGTATTTACCCGCCGGGCTACCCGCCTCTACCTCACGGCTCTGGTACTCACCCTGCTCATTGCCGGGCTGGCTGCCGGGCTCACCACACTCAACAATGGCAGCCGCGCGCTGCTGGCGCTCGCCATACTGGCTCCCTACCTCATGATGGCGGCCAACGTGCTGATGCAGCCGGTCGAGCGACAAATCAACCGCAAATACTACAACGAAGCCAAACAGATACTCGCCCAGATGCCCGGGCTCACCGTCATCGGCATCACCGGCAGCTACGGCAAGACCAGTACCAAGCACTACCTCTACCGCATCTTGTGCGAGCGGTATAACGTGCTGATGACGCCCGGCAGTTTCAACACCCCCATGGGGGTTATCCGCACCGTGCGCGAGCAGATGAAACCCTACCACAACGTATTCATCTGCGAGATGGGTGCCAAGCAAATCGGCGACATCAAGGAGATCTGCGACCTGGTGAATCCCCAGATAGGCATCATCACCGCCGTGGGCGAACAGCACCTCGAATCGTTCAAGAGCATCGAGAACGTGCAGCGCACCAAGTTCGAGCTGGTCGACGCCCTGCCCGCCTCGGGCTTTGCCGTGGTCAACAACGACTTCCCCTACATTGCCAACCGCCCCGTAGACAACGTGCCGGTGAAACGCTACACCATCGCCGACACCGGCGCCGACTACCACATCGAGGACATTCGCTACGACAGCGATGCCACCCGATTCACCGTGGTCGGAGGTGGCGAACGCATCGAACTGAGCACGAAACTCATCGGCGAGTGCAACCTGTCGAACCTCATGGCCGCCGTCATCGTGGCCCGACACCTGCAAGTGCCCGTGTCGTCGATACAATACGGCGTGAGCCGCATCGAGCAGGTGGAGCACCGCCTGAACATGAAACGCACGCCGGGCGGCATCTCGATTATCGACGACGCCTTCAACTCCAACCCCGACGGGGCCCGCATGGCACTCGACGTGCTGCGCCGCATGACGCAGGGCAAACGTATCGCCATCACCCCGGGCATGATCGAGTTGGGCGACAAACAGGTGGAGTACAACCGCACGCTGGGCCGTCAACTGGCCACCGCCTGCGACTACGTGATGGTGGTAGGCCGCTACAACCGCGACTCCATTCTGTCGGGGTTGCAGGAGGCCGGATACCCCGAGGAGAAGCTCTTCGTGGCCGACTCCTTTGCCGAGGCACAGGCCCGGCTGGCCCAGGTAGCCGAGGCCGGCGACACCGTCCTCTATGAGAACGACCTGCCCGATACCTTCAAGTAA
- a CDS encoding D-alanine--D-alanine ligase family protein codes for MKTTVGVFFGGRSTEHEISVISALQAINAFNKDKYEIIPIYITKQGRWFSGDALLTVKNYRDMAALQKMCTEVYMIPEYGDYNVYRKKKPLFGSNVWAKLDVVVPVLHGSNGEDGIFEGVLESIGIPYAGCNTLASANGMDKITMKMIMQQSGIPIVDYVWFTDKQWFAQRDQLIEEIETRLGYPVIVKPANLGSSVGISHADNREELIAKIDVAEKYSTRIVIEDMVEELKEINCSVLGDCDDYRTSVCEEPIKSGDILTYEDKYMGGGKSNKGMQATQKRIPADLTPEETARVQFLAGETFRVLSCHGVARVDFMIDGKSGNIYVNEINTIPGSLSFYLWEASGIPFDQLMDRLVDLALKRKRESAMKTVSYDQNIFNLGKGLKGGKMGAK; via the coding sequence ATGAAAACTACCGTTGGTGTTTTTTTCGGAGGCCGCTCGACCGAGCACGAAATCTCCGTTATCTCGGCTTTACAAGCCATCAATGCCTTTAACAAGGATAAATATGAAATCATACCCATATACATCACCAAGCAGGGTCGCTGGTTCAGCGGCGACGCCCTGCTCACGGTGAAGAACTACCGCGACATGGCCGCCCTGCAAAAGATGTGTACCGAGGTCTACATGATTCCCGAATATGGCGACTACAACGTCTACCGCAAGAAAAAGCCCCTCTTCGGGAGCAACGTGTGGGCCAAGCTCGACGTAGTCGTGCCTGTGCTGCACGGCAGCAACGGCGAGGACGGCATCTTCGAGGGCGTGCTCGAATCCATCGGCATTCCCTATGCCGGTTGCAACACCCTGGCCTCGGCTAACGGCATGGACAAAATCACCATGAAGATGATCATGCAGCAGAGCGGAATCCCCATTGTCGACTACGTGTGGTTCACCGACAAGCAGTGGTTTGCCCAGCGCGACCAGCTTATCGAGGAGATTGAGACCCGCCTTGGCTACCCCGTCATCGTAAAGCCGGCCAACCTGGGTTCGAGCGTGGGTATCTCGCACGCCGACAACCGCGAAGAGCTCATCGCCAAAATCGACGTGGCCGAGAAATACTCGACCCGCATCGTCATCGAGGATATGGTCGAGGAGCTGAAAGAGATCAACTGCTCGGTACTGGGCGACTGCGACGACTACCGCACCTCGGTGTGCGAGGAGCCCATCAAGAGCGGCGACATTCTCACCTACGAAGATAAATATATGGGAGGCGGCAAATCGAACAAGGGCATGCAGGCCACCCAAAAACGTATCCCCGCCGACCTCACCCCCGAGGAGACCGCCCGCGTGCAGTTCCTGGCCGGCGAGACCTTCCGGGTACTCTCGTGCCACGGCGTGGCCCGCGTCGACTTCATGATCGACGGCAAGAGCGGCAACATCTACGTAAACGAAATCAACACCATTCCCGGCTCCCTCTCGTTCTACCTGTGGGAGGCATCGGGTATCCCCTTCGACCAACTCATGGACCGGCTGGTCGACCTCGCCCTCAAACGCAAACGCGAGTCGGCCATGAAGACCGTCAGCTACGACCAGAACATCTTCAACCTGGGCAAGGGCCTCAAAGGCGGCAAGATGGGGGCGAAGTAA